A section of the Delphinus delphis chromosome 1, mDelDel1.2, whole genome shotgun sequence genome encodes:
- the AHCYL1 gene encoding S-adenosylhomocysteine hydrolase-like protein 1 isoform X1 — protein sequence MSMPDAMPLPGVGEELKQAKEIEDAEKYSFMATVTKAPKKQIQFADDMQEFTKFPTKTGRRSLSRSISQSSTDSYSSAASYTDSSDDEVSPREKQQTNSKGSSNFCVKNIKQAEFGRREIEIAEQDMSALISLRKRAQGEKPLAGAKIVGCTHITAQTAVLIETLCALGAQCRWSACNIYSTQNEVAAALAEAGVAVFAWKGESEDDFWWCIDRCVNMDGWQANMILDDGGDLTHWVYKKYPNVFKKIRGIVEESVTGVHRLYQLSKAGKLCVPAMNVNDSVTKQKFDNLYCCRESILDGLKRTTDVMFGGKQVVVCGYGEVGKGCCAALKALGAIVYITEIDPICALQACMDGFRVVKLNEVIRQVDVVITCTGNKNVVTREHLDRMKNSCIVCNMGHSNTEIDVTSLRTPELTWERVRSQVDHVIWPDGKRVVLLAEGRLLNLSCSTVPTFVLSITATTQALALIELYNAPEGRYKQDVYLLPKKMDEYVASLHLPSFDAHLTELTDDQAKYLGLNKNGPFKPNYYRY from the exons CAAATCCAGTTTGCTGATGACATGCAGGAGTTCACCAAATTCCCCACCAAGACTGGTCGACGATCTTTGTCTCGCTCTATTTCTCAGTCCTCCACTGACAGCTACAGTTCAG CTGCGTCCTATACAGATAGCTCTGATGATGAGGTTTCCCCCCGAGAAAAGCAGCAAACCAACTCCAAGGGCAGCAGCAATTTCTGTGTGAAGAACATCAAGCAGGCAGAATTTGGACGCCGGGAGATTGAGATTGCAGAGCAAG ACATGTCTGCTCTGATTTCACTCAGGAAACGTGCTCAGGGAGAGAAGCCCTTGGCTGGTGCTAAAATAGTGGGCTGTACACATATCACAGCCCAGACAGCG GTGTTGATTGAAACACTCTGTGCCCTGGGGGCTCAGTGCCGCTGGTCTGCCTGCAACATCTACTCCACTCAAAATGAAGTGGCTGCAGCACTGGCTGAGGCTG GAGTTGCAGTGTTTGCTTGGAAGGGCGAGTCAGAAGATGACTTCTGGTGGTGTATTGACCGCTGTGTGAACATGGATGGGTGGCAAGCCAACATG ATCCTGGATGATGGGGGAGACTTAACCCACTGGGTTTATAAGAAGTATCCAAACGTGTTTAAGAAGATCCGAGGCATTGTGGAAGAGAGCGTGACTGGTGTTCACAG GCTGTATCAGCTCTCCAAAGCTGGGAAACTCTGTGTTCCAGCCATGAACGTCAACGATTCTGTTACCAAACAGAAATTTGATAACTTATACTGCTGCCGAGAATCCATTTTAGATGG CCTGAAGAGGACCACAGATGTAATGTTTGGTGGGAAACAAGTGGTGGTGTGTGGCTATGGTGAG GTGGGAAAGGGCTGCTGTGCTGCTCTCAAGGCCCTCGGAGCAATTGtctatatcacagaaattgaCCCCATCTGTGCTCTGCAGGCCTG caTGGATGGGTTCAGGGTGGTAAAGCTGAATGAAGTCATCCGGCAAGTTGATGTCGTAATAACTTGCACAG GAAATAAGAACGTAGTGACACGGGAGCATCTGGATCGCATGAAAAACAGTTGTATCGTATGCAATATGGGCCACTCAAACACGGAAATTGATGTG ACCAGCCTCCGCACTCCGGAGCTGACATGGGAGCGAGTACGTTCTCAGGTGGATCATGTCATCTGGCCAGATGGCAAACGCGTCGTCCTTCTGGCAGAG GGTCGTCTGCTCAATCTGAGCTGCTCCACAGTTCCCACCTTTGTTCTGTCCATCACAGCTACAACACAG GCTTTGGCACTGATAGAACTCTATAATGCACCTGAGGGGCGATACAAACAAGATGTATACTTGCTTCCTAAGAAAATGG ATGAGTACGTTGCCAGCTTGCACCTGCCATCATTTGATGCCCACCTGACAGAGCTGACAGATGACCAAGCAAAATATCTGGGACTCAACAAAAACGGGCCATTCAAACCCAATTATTACAG ATACTAA
- the AHCYL1 gene encoding S-adenosylhomocysteine hydrolase-like protein 1 isoform X2 encodes MSMPDAMPLPGVGEELKQAKEIEDAEKYSFMATVTKAPKKQIQFADDMQEFTKFPTKTGRRSLSRSISQSSTDSYSSAASYTDSSDDEVSPREKQQTNSKGSSNFCVKNIKQAEFGRREIEIAEQDMSALISLRKRAQGEKPLAGAKIVGCTHITAQTAVLIETLCALGAQCRWSACNIYSTQNEVAAALAEAGVAVFAWKGESEDDFWWCIDRCVNMDGWQANMILDDGGDLTHWVYKKYPNVFKKIRGIVEESVTGVHRLYQLSKAGKLCVPAMNVNDSVTKQKFDNLYCCRESILDGLKRTTDVMFGGKQVVVCGYGEVGKGCCAALKALGAIVYITEIDPICALQACMDGFRVVKLNEVIRQVDVVITCTGNKNVVTREHLDRMKNSCIVCNMGHSNTEIDVTSLRTPELTWERVRSQVDHVIWPDGKRVVLLAEGRLLNLSCSTVPTFVLSITATTQALALIELYNAPEGRYKQDVYLLPKKMDEYVASLHLPSFDAHLTELTDDQAKYLGLNKNGPFKPNYYR; translated from the exons CAAATCCAGTTTGCTGATGACATGCAGGAGTTCACCAAATTCCCCACCAAGACTGGTCGACGATCTTTGTCTCGCTCTATTTCTCAGTCCTCCACTGACAGCTACAGTTCAG CTGCGTCCTATACAGATAGCTCTGATGATGAGGTTTCCCCCCGAGAAAAGCAGCAAACCAACTCCAAGGGCAGCAGCAATTTCTGTGTGAAGAACATCAAGCAGGCAGAATTTGGACGCCGGGAGATTGAGATTGCAGAGCAAG ACATGTCTGCTCTGATTTCACTCAGGAAACGTGCTCAGGGAGAGAAGCCCTTGGCTGGTGCTAAAATAGTGGGCTGTACACATATCACAGCCCAGACAGCG GTGTTGATTGAAACACTCTGTGCCCTGGGGGCTCAGTGCCGCTGGTCTGCCTGCAACATCTACTCCACTCAAAATGAAGTGGCTGCAGCACTGGCTGAGGCTG GAGTTGCAGTGTTTGCTTGGAAGGGCGAGTCAGAAGATGACTTCTGGTGGTGTATTGACCGCTGTGTGAACATGGATGGGTGGCAAGCCAACATG ATCCTGGATGATGGGGGAGACTTAACCCACTGGGTTTATAAGAAGTATCCAAACGTGTTTAAGAAGATCCGAGGCATTGTGGAAGAGAGCGTGACTGGTGTTCACAG GCTGTATCAGCTCTCCAAAGCTGGGAAACTCTGTGTTCCAGCCATGAACGTCAACGATTCTGTTACCAAACAGAAATTTGATAACTTATACTGCTGCCGAGAATCCATTTTAGATGG CCTGAAGAGGACCACAGATGTAATGTTTGGTGGGAAACAAGTGGTGGTGTGTGGCTATGGTGAG GTGGGAAAGGGCTGCTGTGCTGCTCTCAAGGCCCTCGGAGCAATTGtctatatcacagaaattgaCCCCATCTGTGCTCTGCAGGCCTG caTGGATGGGTTCAGGGTGGTAAAGCTGAATGAAGTCATCCGGCAAGTTGATGTCGTAATAACTTGCACAG GAAATAAGAACGTAGTGACACGGGAGCATCTGGATCGCATGAAAAACAGTTGTATCGTATGCAATATGGGCCACTCAAACACGGAAATTGATGTG ACCAGCCTCCGCACTCCGGAGCTGACATGGGAGCGAGTACGTTCTCAGGTGGATCATGTCATCTGGCCAGATGGCAAACGCGTCGTCCTTCTGGCAGAG GGTCGTCTGCTCAATCTGAGCTGCTCCACAGTTCCCACCTTTGTTCTGTCCATCACAGCTACAACACAG GCTTTGGCACTGATAGAACTCTATAATGCACCTGAGGGGCGATACAAACAAGATGTATACTTGCTTCCTAAGAAAATGG ATGAGTACGTTGCCAGCTTGCACCTGCCATCATTTGATGCCCACCTGACAGAGCTGACAGATGACCAAGCAAAATATCTGGGACTCAACAAAAACGGGCCATTCAAACCCAATTATTACAGGTAA
- the LOC132421887 gene encoding thymosin beta-4, with product MSDKPDMAEIEKFDKSKLKKTETKEKNPLPSQETIEQEKQAGES from the coding sequence ATGTCTGACAAACCCGATATGGCTGAGATTGAGAAATTCGATAAGTCgaaactgaagaaaacagaaacgaAAGAGAAAAATCCACTGCCTTCACAAGAAACGATTGAACAGGAGAAGCAAGCAGGCGAGTCGTAA